A region from the Streptomyces sp. 3214.6 genome encodes:
- a CDS encoding CoA transferase subunit A: MSDKTMTAEEVVSRLHSGMTLGIGGWGSRRKPMALVRALLRSQISDLTIVSYGGPDVGMLAAAGRIRKLVAAFVTLDSIPLEPHYRAARERGAFELTEVDEAMFMWGLRAAAHRLPFLPVRAGLGSDVMRVNPGLRTVTSPYEDRETFVAMPALRLDAALVHVNRADRLGNGQYLGPDPYFDDLFCEAADAAYVSCERIVDTAELTKQGPPQSLLIKRHTVTGVVEAPNGAHFTSCAPDYGRDEAFQKRYASTPWPEFAARHLAGDEQAYQSTAGEDA, translated from the coding sequence GTGAGTGACAAGACGATGACCGCCGAGGAGGTCGTGTCCCGGCTGCACAGCGGCATGACCCTCGGCATCGGCGGCTGGGGCTCGCGCCGCAAGCCGATGGCCCTGGTCAGGGCGCTGCTGCGGTCGCAGATCAGCGACCTCACGATCGTCTCGTACGGCGGTCCGGACGTCGGGATGCTCGCCGCGGCCGGGCGGATCCGCAAGCTGGTGGCCGCGTTCGTCACCCTCGACTCGATCCCCCTCGAACCTCACTACCGCGCGGCGCGCGAGCGTGGGGCCTTCGAACTGACGGAGGTCGACGAGGCGATGTTCATGTGGGGTCTGCGCGCGGCCGCGCACCGACTGCCGTTCCTGCCGGTGCGGGCGGGCCTCGGTTCGGACGTGATGCGGGTCAACCCGGGCCTGCGGACGGTGACGTCGCCGTACGAGGACCGGGAGACGTTCGTGGCCATGCCCGCCCTGCGGCTGGACGCGGCCCTGGTGCACGTCAACCGGGCCGACCGGCTGGGCAACGGGCAGTACCTGGGCCCGGACCCGTACTTCGACGACCTGTTCTGCGAGGCGGCGGACGCGGCCTATGTGTCGTGCGAGCGGATCGTCGACACGGCCGAGCTGACGAAGCAGGGGCCGCCGCAGTCGCTGCTGATCAAGCGGCACACGGTGACGGGGGTCGTGGAGGCGCCGAACGGGGCGCACTTCACGTCCTGCGCGCCCGACTACGGCCGCGACGAGGCGTTCCAGAAGCGGTACGCGAGCACGCCCTGGCCGGAGTTCGCGGCCCGCCATCTGGCCGGGGACGAACAGGCGTACCAGTCGACGGCCGGGGAGGACGCATGA
- a CDS encoding SDR family oxidoreductase, with translation MELDGKVAVVTGGTRGVGAGIARSLTRAGAEVVVCARRPPEVPVEKTEFVPLDVRDADDVRHFFAGLPRLDVLVNNAGGAPYRPLAQADAERHARVIELNLLAPLTVSLAAYDHLKRAQGSVVMIGSVSGSRPSPGSAAYGAAKAGLENLARSMAVEWAPQVRVNTLVVGMVHTELTHLHYGGADGVDAVARTVPLGRLATPSDVGAAAVFLASDAAAYISGASLLVHGGGERPAFLDAATANKET, from the coding sequence ATGGAGCTGGACGGGAAGGTCGCCGTCGTCACCGGTGGCACCCGCGGAGTGGGCGCCGGGATCGCGCGCTCCCTCACGCGTGCGGGCGCCGAGGTCGTGGTCTGCGCCCGCCGGCCGCCCGAAGTCCCGGTCGAGAAAACCGAGTTCGTGCCGTTGGACGTGCGCGACGCCGACGACGTACGGCACTTCTTCGCCGGACTGCCCCGACTCGACGTCCTCGTCAACAACGCCGGCGGCGCCCCCTACCGCCCCCTCGCGCAGGCCGACGCCGAACGGCACGCGCGCGTGATCGAACTCAACCTCCTCGCCCCCCTGACCGTGTCCCTCGCCGCGTACGACCACCTCAAGCGCGCCCAGGGCTCGGTCGTGATGATCGGCAGCGTCAGCGGCAGCCGCCCCTCGCCCGGCTCGGCCGCCTACGGCGCGGCCAAGGCGGGGCTGGAGAACCTCGCACGGTCCATGGCCGTGGAGTGGGCCCCGCAGGTGCGCGTGAACACCCTGGTCGTCGGCATGGTCCACACCGAGCTGACCCACCTCCACTACGGCGGCGCGGACGGCGTCGACGCCGTCGCCCGCACGGTGCCGCTCGGCCGGCTGGCCACACCGTCCGACGTCGGAGCCGCAGCCGTCTTCCTCGCCTCCGACGCGGCCGCCTACATCAGCGGAGCGAGCCTGCTCGTGCACGGGGGAGGGGAGCGGCCCGCTTTCCTCGACGCCGCAACTGCCAACAAGGAGACGTGA
- a CDS encoding SDR family oxidoreductase: MSGICDGRVVVVTGAGRGLGRAHALAFAAQGARLVVNDLGVGLDGTPGADSPAARVAEEIRTAGGEAVAHGGDIATPEGAASLVATALQTYGRLDTLVNNAGFLRDRMLVNLDEDDWDAVVRVHLKGHFLTLKHAAAHWRAEAKAGRAPAARIVNTSSGAGLLGSVGQGNYSAAKAGIVALTLVAAAELARYGVQANAIAPAARTRMTERTFAETMTAPETGFDAMAPDNVSPLVVWLGSAASEGVTGRVFEAEAGRITVMDGWRAGPTADKGARWDPAEAGTAVRKLLTEAEPPGAVYGA; this comes from the coding sequence ATGAGCGGAATCTGCGACGGGCGGGTCGTCGTCGTCACCGGCGCGGGACGCGGCCTCGGGCGCGCGCACGCGCTCGCCTTCGCGGCGCAGGGCGCGCGCCTGGTCGTCAACGACCTGGGAGTCGGGCTGGACGGCACCCCGGGCGCCGACAGCCCGGCCGCCCGCGTGGCCGAGGAGATCCGTACGGCCGGCGGCGAGGCCGTCGCGCACGGAGGGGACATCGCCACCCCCGAGGGCGCCGCGTCCCTCGTCGCGACCGCCCTGCAGACGTACGGCCGCCTCGACACCCTCGTCAACAACGCCGGCTTCCTGCGCGACCGGATGCTGGTCAATCTGGACGAGGACGACTGGGACGCGGTCGTCCGTGTCCACCTCAAGGGCCACTTCCTCACCCTGAAACACGCCGCCGCGCACTGGCGCGCCGAGGCCAAGGCGGGCCGCGCACCGGCCGCCCGGATCGTCAACACCAGCAGCGGCGCCGGGCTGCTGGGCTCGGTCGGGCAGGGCAACTACAGCGCCGCGAAGGCCGGGATCGTCGCGCTCACGCTGGTCGCGGCCGCCGAACTCGCCCGCTACGGCGTCCAGGCCAACGCCATCGCACCCGCCGCCCGCACCCGGATGACGGAACGGACCTTCGCCGAGACCATGACCGCCCCGGAAACCGGTTTCGACGCCATGGCCCCCGACAACGTCTCCCCCCTCGTCGTCTGGCTCGGCTCCGCCGCGAGCGAGGGCGTCACCGGCCGCGTCTTCGAGGCGGAGGCCGGCCGGATCACCGTCATGGACGGCTGGCGCGCCGGCCCCACCGCCGACAAGGGCGCACGCTGGGACCCGGCGGAGGCGGGGACGGCCGTACGCAAACTGCTGACGGAGGCGGAGCCACCCGGGGCCGTGTACGGAGCGTAG
- a CDS encoding enoyl-CoA hydratase family protein: MGVSTSSPEKGISLVTVDVPPVNALPVSGWFALADAVRAAGRDPGTRCVVLAAEGRGFNAGVDIKEIQAHGPSALIGANRGCYEAFAAVYECEVPVVAAVHGHCLGGGVGLVGNADVVVASEDAVFGLPELDRGALGAATHLARLVPQHLLRALYYTARTVTAAELHAHGSVWRVVPRAELRAAALVLAGEIAAKDGELLRLAKAALNGIDPVDVRRSYRFEQGFTYEASVGGVADRVRDTFGKEADEAKAGKERKDGQGQAGGGLG; encoded by the coding sequence ATGGGTGTCTCCACCTCGTCCCCCGAAAAGGGGATTTCTCTTGTCACCGTTGACGTTCCGCCCGTCAACGCGCTGCCGGTGAGCGGCTGGTTCGCGCTGGCCGACGCGGTGCGCGCGGCGGGCCGTGATCCGGGGACGCGGTGTGTGGTGCTGGCGGCCGAGGGCCGCGGCTTCAACGCGGGCGTCGACATCAAGGAGATCCAGGCACACGGCCCGAGCGCGCTGATCGGCGCCAACCGCGGCTGCTACGAGGCGTTCGCCGCGGTGTACGAGTGCGAGGTGCCCGTGGTCGCGGCCGTGCACGGCCACTGCCTGGGCGGCGGCGTCGGACTCGTGGGCAACGCGGACGTGGTCGTGGCGAGCGAGGACGCCGTGTTCGGGCTGCCCGAGCTGGACCGGGGCGCCCTGGGCGCGGCCACCCACCTGGCCCGGCTGGTCCCCCAGCACCTCCTGCGCGCCCTGTACTACACCGCGCGCACGGTCACGGCGGCCGAGCTGCACGCGCACGGCTCGGTGTGGCGGGTGGTGCCGCGCGCGGAACTGCGCGCGGCCGCCCTGGTGTTGGCCGGCGAGATCGCCGCGAAGGACGGTGAGCTGCTGCGCCTGGCCAAGGCCGCTCTCAACGGCATCGACCCGGTCGATGTGCGCCGCAGCTACCGCTTCGAGCAGGGCTTCACCTACGAGGCGAGCGTCGGCGGGGTGGCCGACCGCGTCCGCGACACGTTCGGCAAGGAAGCCGACGAAGCCAAGGCAGGCAAGGAACGCAAGGACGGGCAAGGACAGGCAGGAGGGGGGCTCGGGTGA